The following coding sequences are from one Hymenobacter sp. DG25A window:
- the mreC gene encoding rod shape-determining protein MreC: MRNLFTFLFRYRGALVFVLLEVISVFLLLRNSSYQRAAFFNSANEYTGQMLALRTQVYDYFRLLDVNRALVAENADLREQLYPTTLSRREAPVLPVSQDSITQARLQAKGRPDSLLLGMRNLPVADPEYPLTPARVISNTLQRVDNYLTLNVGNREGIKPGMGVIAASGVVGRVKVVSEHYATVTSLLHSKTTISAKILRDGTFGSIKWLGDDPKHALLDYIPRQNKLMRGDTIVTSGYNAVFPEGVMIGTIDGFRQEPDKNFWTVQVRLATDFSNLTYVYVVGSRSQAERDTLAVHAGIKPEGATR, from the coding sequence ATGAGAAATCTTTTCACCTTCCTTTTCCGCTATCGGGGGGCGCTGGTATTTGTGCTGCTGGAGGTGATAAGCGTGTTTCTGCTGCTGCGCAACAGCTCGTATCAGCGGGCGGCCTTCTTCAACTCGGCCAATGAGTACACCGGCCAGATGCTGGCCCTGCGCACGCAGGTGTATGATTACTTCCGGCTGCTGGATGTAAACCGCGCGCTGGTGGCCGAAAATGCGGATCTGCGCGAGCAGCTGTATCCCACCACTTTATCGCGCCGCGAAGCCCCCGTGCTGCCCGTCAGCCAGGACAGCATCACGCAGGCCCGCCTGCAGGCCAAAGGCCGGCCCGATTCGCTGCTTTTGGGCATGCGCAACCTGCCGGTCGCCGACCCGGAGTACCCGCTTACGCCGGCCCGCGTCATCAGCAATACCCTGCAGCGCGTGGATAACTACCTGACTCTGAACGTAGGCAACCGCGAAGGCATCAAGCCGGGCATGGGTGTTATTGCGGCTTCGGGCGTGGTAGGACGGGTGAAAGTGGTCAGTGAGCACTATGCTACGGTAACGTCCCTGCTGCATTCCAAAACCACCATCTCGGCCAAAATACTGCGCGACGGCACCTTTGGCAGCATCAAGTGGCTGGGCGACGACCCCAAGCACGCCCTGCTGGACTACATCCCGCGCCAGAACAAGCTCATGCGCGGCGATACTATCGTGACCTCGGGCTACAATGCCGTGTTCCCGGAGGGCGTGATGATTGGAACGATAGATGGTTTCCGGCAGGAGCCGGATAAGAACTTCTGGACGGTGCAGGTACGCCTGGCCACCGATTTCTCAAACCTGACCTACGTGTACGTAGTGGGTAGCCGCTCGCAGGCCGAGCGGGACACGCTGGCCGTACACGCGGGCATAAAGCCGGAAGGAGCTACCCGCTGA
- a CDS encoding rod shape-determining protein has product MGFFNFLTSDIAIDLGTANTLIIHNDKIVVDEPSIIAKDRTTNKVIAVGRQAQQMHEKTHDNIKTIRPLKDGVIADFHAAEEMIKGMIKMIDTRNRLFQPSHRMVICIPSGITEVEKRAVRDSAEHAGAKEVWMIQEPMAAAIGIGIDVEQPIGSMIIDIGGGTTEIAVIALSGIVCDQSIKTAGDVFNQDILDYMRRQHNLLIGERSAERIKIEVGAALTELDETPPDFEVRGRDLMTGIPKVIKVTSSEIAIALDKSVAKIEEAVLKALEISPPELSADIYENGIHLTGGGALLRGLDKRLAAKTKLPIHIAEDPLRAVVRGTGAAIKDIQAFRSVLLT; this is encoded by the coding sequence ATGGGTTTCTTCAATTTCCTGACCAGTGACATTGCCATCGACCTGGGAACGGCCAACACCCTCATCATTCACAACGATAAAATCGTGGTGGATGAGCCGAGCATCATTGCTAAAGACCGCACCACCAATAAAGTAATTGCGGTAGGCCGCCAGGCCCAGCAAATGCACGAGAAAACCCACGATAACATCAAAACCATTCGTCCGCTGAAGGACGGCGTAATTGCCGACTTCCACGCCGCTGAGGAGATGATTAAGGGGATGATTAAAATGATTGATACCCGGAACCGGCTGTTTCAGCCGTCGCACCGCATGGTTATCTGCATTCCCTCGGGCATTACGGAAGTAGAAAAGCGCGCCGTACGTGACTCCGCCGAGCACGCCGGCGCCAAGGAAGTCTGGATGATTCAGGAGCCCATGGCCGCCGCCATTGGCATCGGTATCGACGTGGAGCAGCCCATCGGCTCCATGATCATCGACATAGGAGGTGGTACCACCGAAATTGCGGTTATTGCCCTGTCCGGTATTGTCTGCGACCAGTCCATTAAAACCGCCGGCGACGTGTTTAACCAGGATATTCTGGACTACATGCGCCGCCAGCACAACCTGCTGATTGGTGAGCGTTCCGCCGAGCGCATCAAGATTGAAGTAGGCGCCGCCCTCACGGAGCTGGATGAAACGCCCCCGGACTTCGAGGTGCGCGGCCGCGACCTGATGACCGGTATTCCCAAGGTTATCAAAGTAACCTCTTCCGAAATTGCCATTGCCCTGGATAAGTCGGTGGCCAAGATTGAAGAGGCGGTACTGAAGGCGCTGGAAATCTCCCCGCCCGAACTGTCGGCGGATATCTACGAAAACGGCATTCATCTCACCGGCGGTGGCGCCTTGCTGCGCGGCCTGGACAAGCGACTGGCTGCCAAAACCAAGCTGCCTATTCACATTGCCGAAGACCCCTTGCGCGCCGTAGTGCGCGGTACGGGCGCCGCCATTAAGGATATTCAGGCCTTCCGCAGCGTGCTGCTTACCTAA